The window GCCGACCGACCCCGCGAGCGTCGAATTGCGCGAGGCCCGCCCCGCGAACCGCTCGATGGCGTCGGCCGTCCGCTCGTCGGAGGCGTTGAGCTCGACGACCTCCCAGCCCATATCGTTCGCCAGCGCGTGGGCCGCGGAGGTCTTTCCCACGCCGGGCGCGCCGTGGAGGACCACCGGCTCGCGGTGGTCGGACCACGTCTCGGCCCACTCCTTCAGCGCGTCTCGGGCCTTGTTGTTGCCGCGAACCTCGGAGAGGGTCGACGGACGGTACCGTTCGGTCCAGTCGGTCATTGTCGGGCGAAGGGCCGAGACCCGTTTAGCTTCTGCGGGTCGGACGCCGTCGGCGGCGATCGTTCCCGATTTGCTAAACCGAGCGATACTTTATCAGTCAGCGAACCGAACAGTCAGGTATGACCGACGAGGAGAGCGCGGTCGTGATGGACCGCGACGAGATCGACGAACTGCTCGGGACCGGCGGCGTCGGCGTGCTCGGACTCGCCGAGGAGAGCGACCCCTACGCGATCCCCGTCTCGTACGGCTACGACGCCGACGCCGGCGAGGTGTACCTCCGACTCGGGTTCGGCGAGGAGTCCGAAAAGGAACGCTACCTGGAGAGCTCCGAGCGCGCCGCGCTCGTCGTCACCGCCGAGGACGACCGCGGCTGGGCGTCCGTGGTCGTCCGCGGTCCGCTCGCGGAGATCCCCGAGGCGAGCATCGACGGGACCGTGGTGGAGGCGATCCGGTCGATCGACATCCCGTTCTTCACGATCTACGAGGAGGCCCCGCGGGAACTGGAGTACCAGCTCTACCGGCTCCGCCCGGAGGAGATCACCGGCCGCCGAGAGAAGCCGCCGGTCGGGATCGAATAAGCCTCGGAGAGCGATTCTCCGTCGCCAGTCGGGATCGATCACTGCCGGAGAACCGCTACGCCGCCGACGCGCGGCGTCCGGTGCCGACCGATCCCGACCAGAAGATACCTACGTCTCCTCGGCCACGTGCGGACGATGTCTCGCCCCGAATCGTCCTCGAACTCGCGCGGTGGAATCACGCCCGATGGACGGACGCTCGGCGCCGCAGCCCTCGGCGGCGTCCTCTCGTACGTCGTCGCGTACGCGATCACCTACGCGGTGACCGGCCAGCGGATCGCGAACTCGCTGGCCTCGCGGGTACTGGAGATCGCGACCGGCGACCCCGGCACGTGGAAGCTCGTCGGCTGGGTCTTTTACAGCGCACACTACGTCACGAGCGAGATCCCCGGGCTGTTCGGATCGACCGCGGTGAACCTCGTCGGCCGCGGCGACACCTTCCCCGCGGCGCTGTTTCTCCTCCCGCCGGTCGCGCTCGCGGTCGCCGGCGGCCTCGTCGCGGTCGCGGGCCGCGCCGAGACGCCGCTCGCCGGCGCGGTCGGCGGAGCGTCGGTCACGCTCGGGTACCTCCCGCTGGCGATCGCCGGCGCGTTCCTCTTCGCTATCTCCGTCGGCGACTCGACGGCCGGCCCGACGCTCGTGACGGCGATCCTCCTCGCTGGGCTCGTCTACCCGCTCGTCTTCGGCGGGATCGGTGGCGCCGTCGGCGCGCTGGCCTCGGGGGCTCGCGACTGAGGGCGCGTCGCTGCACTCGGGCGACCGTCCCCCCGGCTACAGGCCTCTTGCGACCATCTCGCCCCAGTGTTCGAACCCGTAGCGCTCGTAGAACGCCCGCGCCCTGTCGTTCTCGCGGTCCACGTCGAGCACCATCCGATCGAGCGGGAGGTCCTGCGACCGGGCGCACTCGACGGCGGCGTCCATCAGCGCGTCGGCGATGCCCGTCCCCCGCTCGTCGGGCGCGACGAAGATCTCGTTGAGGACGGCGGCGTCCCAGACGAACGACAGCGACTCCGGGAGGACGAACGCGTAGCCGACGGGCCCGGCGTCCCTCCCTCCCGTCACATCGTCGCGTTCCGCCTCGGCGACGACGACGCACCCCGGGTCCTCCTCGACGCAGCGGTCCACCCACGCCAGCCACCGGTCGCGATATCGTTCGGTCAACTTCTCCTCGTAGACCGCGCCCTTCTCGTCGCCGCCGGTCCCCTCGCCGATCCCCAACTCGAAACCGCGCTTCAGCTTCCAGAGCGCCTCGCGGTCGATCTGGGGGTCGTAGGGACGGACGCGACCGTCGACGTCTGCCTGCTCGCTCATCGGTGTCCCTCCGCGGGGAAGTGCCAAGAGCGCTGGCATTCCTCGCCGCCGGGGAGCGAAGCGGTCCGGCTCATCTGTCGGCCTCGCTGCCGACGGACGTCCGGTGGGCCCGCCACAGCCGCGTCGCCGTGACGAACGCCGACAGCGGGAGCAGCCACGCGCGAAAGCCCGTCATCGCGATCGGGAAGAGGCGCTCAACGCGCCGGGGTCCGCCGCCACCGCCCGCTCCCGACCCACCGGAGTCCGACTGCTCGACGCCGAGGGTGGGCTCGGCGTCGAGCACCGTCCGGAAGTCGAAGTTGCCCGTCGTCCGCCGCTCCGTGGGTCCGTCGGGCGAGAGGTCGACGAACGTCTGCACCCACCCCCGGTCCGTCGAGTAGTACAGCCGGCCGTCGACCGTGTAGAACGCGTCGTGCAGCGGGTACAGCGCGTTCACGCCGCCGACGACGAGGTCCGGAACGATCGCCGCGCCGAAGATGCAGAAGGCCGCGACGAACGCCACGCGGACGCCCCGGTCGCCGTACCGGCGTCGGACCGCGGAGGCCGACCCGCGCCTGGAGTCCCACAGGAGCGCCGCGAACAGGACCGCCGGCAGCAGGAACGTGTGCCCGACCGAGCGGTGCGCGCCCGACAACAGGGGTTCGAGCGCGACGTCGAGGTCGGGGACCACCGTCGCCGCCGCGACGGCGAGCGCGCTCCGGCCGTCGAACTCCTCGCCGAGCAGGCCGGCGGCGAGCAGCAACGCCAGCGAGACGTGGACGAGTGTCGAGGGCACGGCGGTATCTGTGCCGTGATCGGACTTGAACGTTCGCGCCGGAGGCGGGTCGCTCGTCCCCGCGTCTTTTCACCCGTATCGGCGTTCGTCGAACCCCACCTTCGATACGCTTTTGCGGCCGCCTCTCTCACTTCCCACCAGTATGTGCCGAGAGAACCCGGTCTCGGGGGGTCGCCGGACGTGACGACGGTGCCCAGAGAGGACCTCGCGCGTCGCATCGCCGGCGAAATTACGTTGAGTGACGATCCGGGCGCGACGCTCCGGAAGTGGCGGACGGACTTCGACGTCTCCCAGACCGCCCTCGCCGAACAGCTCGACGTCTCTTCTTCCGTTATCTCCGATTACGAGAGCGGCCGCCGCGAGAGCCCCGGGATCGGCGTCGTCCGGCGGATGGTCGAGGCGCTGCTGGACATCGACGAGTCCCGCGGTGGCGGCCGCATCCGCCAGTACGCCCGCGTCATCTCCGCCGGCTTCGAGAGCGACATCGTCCAGGACCTCAGAGAGTACCCGACGTCGATCCCGCTCGAAACCCTCTACGACGCGATGGACGCGAC is drawn from Halobellus limi and contains these coding sequences:
- a CDS encoding pyridoxamine 5'-phosphate oxidase family protein — encoded protein: MTDEESAVVMDRDEIDELLGTGGVGVLGLAEESDPYAIPVSYGYDADAGEVYLRLGFGEESEKERYLESSERAALVVTAEDDRGWASVVVRGPLAEIPEASIDGTVVEAIRSIDIPFFTIYEEAPRELEYQLYRLRPEEITGRREKPPVGIE
- a CDS encoding transporter produces the protein MSRPESSSNSRGGITPDGRTLGAAALGGVLSYVVAYAITYAVTGQRIANSLASRVLEIATGDPGTWKLVGWVFYSAHYVTSEIPGLFGSTAVNLVGRGDTFPAALFLLPPVALAVAGGLVAVAGRAETPLAGAVGGASVTLGYLPLAIAGAFLFAISVGDSTAGPTLVTAILLAGLVYPLVFGGIGGAVGALASGARD
- a CDS encoding GNAT family N-acetyltransferase, which codes for MSEQADVDGRVRPYDPQIDREALWKLKRGFELGIGEGTGGDEKGAVYEEKLTERYRDRWLAWVDRCVEEDPGCVVVAEAERDDVTGGRDAGPVGYAFVLPESLSFVWDAAVLNEIFVAPDERGTGIADALMDAAVECARSQDLPLDRMVLDVDRENDRARAFYERYGFEHWGEMVARGL
- a CDS encoding helix-turn-helix domain-containing protein, coding for MTTVPREDLARRIAGEITLSDDPGATLRKWRTDFDVSQTALAEQLDVSSSVISDYESGRRESPGIGVVRRMVEALLDIDESRGGGRIRQYARVISAGFESDIVQDLREYPTSIPLETLYDAMDATELVRGDQDRISGHTVINSIEAITRLSSEEFYRLYGQSTSRALVFTGVTRGESPLVAMRVVNPTPNAVILHGLTEEDLWEHAPALATIDGFSLAISNRDLEEMLDDLRRLP